A window of the Desulfobaccales bacterium genome harbors these coding sequences:
- a CDS encoding hemolysin family protein, whose amino-acid sequence MDEADSPHPSFLKRLRQMFSRRIITQSEDLEREIQHIIDEGEERGLITRQEGQLIESIFEFRDTLVREIMVPRLEMVGVERHTPLDQIIALVRRCGHSRFPVFESDIDHIKGILLAKDLLFFWQTPEETWDLDRVLRPAYFIPESKKISDLLRDLVERKSQIAIVIDEYGGTAGLITLEDILEEIVGEIYDEYDRQEPRLAPQEDGSVLVDARLDVEELMDHFDLPRPEGKFESVGGLLIHVLGRVPQISDRVEIQNLELTVLSADERRAKQVQARRLPLEED is encoded by the coding sequence GTGGACGAGGCCGACAGTCCTCACCCCAGCTTCCTCAAGCGTCTCCGGCAGATGTTCTCTCGGAGGATTATCACGCAATCGGAAGATCTGGAGCGTGAAATCCAGCATATCATCGATGAAGGCGAGGAACGGGGACTCATCACTCGCCAGGAAGGGCAGCTTATCGAGAGTATCTTTGAGTTCAGAGATACTCTCGTCCGCGAAATCATGGTGCCCCGCCTGGAGATGGTGGGGGTGGAACGGCATACGCCCTTGGACCAGATCATTGCATTGGTCCGGCGCTGCGGCCACTCCCGGTTCCCCGTGTTCGAAAGCGACATCGACCACATCAAGGGCATCCTCTTGGCCAAGGACCTCCTGTTCTTCTGGCAAACGCCCGAAGAGACCTGGGACCTGGACCGGGTGCTTCGCCCCGCCTACTTCATCCCCGAAAGCAAAAAGATCAGCGACCTGCTGCGCGACCTGGTAGAGCGCAAAAGCCAGATCGCCATCGTGATCGACGAATACGGCGGCACTGCCGGCCTTATCACCTTAGAAGATATCTTGGAAGAGATCGTCGGCGAGATCTATGACGAGTACGACCGCCAGGAGCCCCGCCTCGCTCCCCAGGAAGACGGCTCCGTTTTGGTGGACGCCCGCCTGGACGTGGAAGAATTGATGGATCACTTCGATCTGCCCCGCCCGGAAGGCAAGTTCGAATCCGTGGGGGGCCTGCTTATCCACGTCCTGGGCCGGGTACCTCAGATCAGTGACCGGGTGGAGATTCAAAACCTGGAATTAACCGTGCTCTCCGCCGACGAACGCCGGGCCAAACAGGTCCAGGCCCGGAGGCTGCCTTTGGAAGAAGATTAA
- a CDS encoding radical SAM protein: MFHHVVFKVTHACNLACRYCYATREKVGIASRTTLQTAIRSAVQLDADTINFIWHGGEPLLAGLDFFAEAVSIQADVAAWSGKRFLNSLQTNGTLVTPAFAEFFRRHEFAVGISLDGPPPRHDRERLTPGGAGSYERALKGYQTLKEAGLKPGIVCVIDPISPPQSDLFLDWLSEIGAESISLNPLFAKRSKRYGDYPVFLTSLKDALDRRESKVRVRELLLAGTTVEERERMGLLDACHPGWPCYETISSVDEQGYIYFGCDRFMDTGVTGTEAVYRLGHVENGGFRKAVTSRRFSRLSALAAKQAQACASVCDLFSTCDGGCLADWIFSQEECASERPNGIFCQAVRAITNSRL; the protein is encoded by the coding sequence ATGTTTCACCATGTCGTGTTCAAAGTCACCCACGCCTGCAATTTAGCCTGCCGCTACTGCTATGCCACCCGCGAAAAAGTGGGGATTGCGTCTCGTACGACGCTGCAAACGGCGATCAGGTCGGCCGTGCAACTCGATGCAGACACGATTAACTTTATCTGGCACGGCGGTGAGCCTCTTCTTGCCGGACTGGATTTCTTTGCCGAGGCAGTTTCGATACAAGCAGATGTTGCGGCCTGGTCGGGGAAGCGGTTCTTGAATTCCTTGCAGACAAACGGGACCCTGGTCACTCCTGCTTTCGCCGAGTTCTTCCGCCGGCATGAGTTCGCAGTGGGCATCAGCCTGGACGGGCCACCCCCGCGGCACGACCGCGAGCGTTTAACGCCTGGTGGGGCGGGCAGCTACGAACGCGCCCTCAAAGGTTATCAGACTCTCAAAGAGGCAGGCCTGAAGCCGGGGATTGTCTGCGTCATCGATCCAATTTCCCCGCCACAGTCTGACCTGTTTCTTGACTGGCTTTCAGAAATAGGGGCGGAGTCCATCTCCCTCAATCCGCTCTTTGCCAAGCGCTCGAAGCGTTATGGAGATTACCCGGTTTTTCTCACCTCTCTTAAGGATGCCTTGGATCGCCGGGAGTCGAAAGTCCGCGTCCGCGAACTGCTTTTGGCAGGAACTACCGTGGAAGAACGTGAGAGAATGGGTCTGCTGGATGCCTGTCACCCTGGATGGCCATGCTATGAGACGATTTCCTCCGTGGACGAGCAAGGTTATATCTACTTCGGCTGCGATCGCTTTATGGATACCGGCGTAACCGGGACGGAAGCAGTTTACCGGCTCGGTCACGTCGAAAACGGCGGCTTCAGAAAGGCTGTGACCTCAAGAAGATTTTCCCGGCTCTCGGCTCTGGCAGCCAAGCAGGCGCAAGCCTGTGCATCGGTCTGCGATCTATTTTCGACCTGCGATGGCGGTTGCTTGGCTGATTGGATCTTTTCGCAAGAAGAATGCGCCTCCGAACGCCCCAACGGGATCTTTTGCCAGGCTGTGAGAGCTATTACGAATTCTCGACTCTAA
- the speD gene encoding adenosylmethionine decarboxylase — translation MKKPEVGFGLHLTLDGYGCSYDRLTNLDAIYQFLDTCPDMIHMTKIMPPYVFKYHGKVPDDWGVSGFVLIAESHISIHTFPERGYLSLDIFSCKEFDYQQAVEYVSELFGIERHEINVLDRGLEFPREVRSVEHFMRQERDQMRG, via the coding sequence TTGAAAAAACCGGAAGTTGGCTTTGGACTGCATCTTACCCTGGACGGTTACGGATGCAGTTATGATCGGCTGACCAACCTGGACGCTATTTATCAGTTCCTGGATACCTGCCCGGATATGATCCACATGACCAAGATCATGCCCCCTTATGTCTTCAAATATCATGGTAAAGTGCCTGATGATTGGGGGGTTTCCGGGTTTGTGCTCATCGCTGAAAGTCATATCAGCATTCACACCTTTCCTGAGCGCGGCTACCTCAGCCTGGATATTTTTTCCTGCAAGGAATTCGATTACCAGCAAGCGGTGGAATATGTCAGCGAATTGTTCGGTATCGAACGCCACGAAATCAATGTGCTAGACCGGGGGCTGGAATTTCCCCGGGAAGTCAGATCCGTGGAACACTTTATGCGCCAGGAGCGGGACCAGATGCGAGGTTGA
- a CDS encoding radical SAM protein has product MDINCRETSPSACFTVLAKPTGRCNLRCVFCYQDANQMARGPRMTREVQESLVRRICEHNSLNIGLEWIGGEALTVGIDFYRRCEDLIARYQRPGTNITSPIQTNGTLLNQDWVDFLRLNRRYPLSIGFEIFRHLQNSLRKGFGVYADSYTIVSRNLRILKEAGIPFGVLTVIEPATLEIPAREWLQAVVEHGIRQVGLQFSYQQIYKGNLAKIQTYIDWIDQLFLEQAKHNEFCPPDQRLKIRESFYLYNMLRGTNVSYSCCHHSPAICSDFLISVGEDGRVYGHCDAFMGTSGEDGEPYLVGSITDQSFASILASSGLDRIRRSLARGREKCSPCAYFELCQGGCGFFKSMSSRSNGSIASGFGDPIESYCAIKIALLSYVTDPQRAEIIVRSYGHLNNRSTLPGIFIQTEGLNG; this is encoded by the coding sequence ATGGATATAAATTGTAGAGAGACGTCCCCTTCCGCGTGTTTCACGGTCCTTGCCAAGCCAACCGGCCGCTGCAACCTGAGATGCGTATTCTGCTATCAGGACGCTAACCAAATGGCTCGTGGTCCCCGCATGACCAGGGAAGTTCAAGAAAGCCTGGTGCGCAGGATCTGCGAGCATAACAGCCTGAATATCGGCTTGGAGTGGATTGGCGGGGAAGCGCTGACCGTGGGGATTGATTTCTATCGGCGTTGCGAGGATCTGATCGCCCGGTATCAGCGGCCGGGAACCAATATCACGAGCCCCATTCAAACCAATGGGACGTTGTTGAATCAGGACTGGGTGGATTTCCTGCGCCTGAACCGGCGTTACCCCCTTTCCATAGGCTTCGAAATCTTCAGGCACCTCCAAAACTCCCTGCGGAAAGGTTTTGGCGTTTATGCCGACAGTTACACCATTGTCTCCAGGAACTTGCGCATATTAAAGGAGGCCGGGATCCCCTTTGGAGTCTTAACGGTGATCGAGCCGGCAACCCTGGAAATTCCAGCCAGGGAATGGTTGCAGGCCGTCGTCGAACACGGGATACGCCAGGTCGGCCTCCAGTTCTCCTACCAACAGATTTATAAGGGAAATCTGGCAAAGATCCAGACATACATCGACTGGATCGACCAGCTCTTTCTTGAACAGGCGAAACACAATGAATTCTGCCCTCCTGACCAACGCCTGAAAATTCGTGAGAGCTTTTATCTTTACAATATGCTCCGAGGAACCAATGTGAGTTACAGCTGTTGTCATCACTCGCCGGCAATATGCTCAGATTTTTTAATTTCGGTCGGGGAAGATGGGCGGGTATATGGACACTGTGATGCCTTTATGGGTACCAGTGGGGAAGATGGCGAGCCTTACCTCGTGGGCTCTATCACGGACCAAAGCTTCGCGAGCATCTTGGCATCGTCTGGTCTTGACAGGATTCGCCGCTCGCTGGCGAGAGGACGGGAGAAGTGTTCGCCATGCGCCTATTTTGAGCTTTGCCAGGGGGGTTGCGGATTCTTCAAGAGTATGAGTAGCAGGAGCAATGGGAGCATTGCGTCAGGTTTCGGCGATCCCATCGAATCCTATTGTGCAATTAAGATCGCTCTGCTGTCGTATGTAACGGACCCCCAGAGGGCTGAAATTATAGTTCGCTCCTATGGTCACCTGAATAACCGTTCTACTCTGCCAGGTATTTTCATCCAGACCGAGGGCCTAAACGGATAA
- a CDS encoding SH3 domain-containing protein — translation MKVVRYVLALGLALVLLMPGTGWGEVLKVAQPNQALYPDPDFSSTPVAPVPEGAEVNVETQAGDWYKVEYQGKSGWLNRQAFGKPPAAKSGSGFSLPGLLTGKPVKETSSDEVALAGKGFTPEVENSYRSKHPEMNFAQVDKIESFTVPPAKLQAFIKEGDLKP, via the coding sequence ATGAAAGTTGTCAGATATGTGCTGGCCTTGGGGCTGGCGCTGGTGCTCCTGATGCCGGGGACCGGCTGGGGCGAGGTGCTGAAGGTAGCCCAGCCAAACCAGGCCCTTTACCCGGACCCGGATTTCTCCAGTACGCCGGTCGCCCCCGTGCCCGAGGGCGCGGAAGTGAACGTGGAAACCCAGGCCGGAGACTGGTACAAGGTGGAATACCAGGGCAAGAGCGGCTGGCTCAATCGCCAGGCCTTTGGGAAACCCCCGGCGGCCAAATCCGGCTCCGGCTTTAGCCTGCCGGGACTCTTAACCGGCAAGCCGGTGAAGGAGACATCCAGCGATGAAGTAGCCCTGGCCGGCAAGGGCTTCACCCCGGAGGTGGAGAATTCCTATCGCTCCAAACATCCGGAAATGAATTTTGCCCAGGTGGACAAAATCGAGAGCTTTACTGTGCCCCCGGCCAAACTACAAGCCTTTATCAAGGAAGGAGACCTGAAGCCATGA
- a CDS encoding DUF1015 domain-containing protein, with protein MAIIAPFRGLHYNPGKVPNLTEVVTPPYDVIRPAEREAFAAQHPYNMVHLILPQALPGDDLLQNRYTRAGGLFRQWVKDEVLVRDAVPAYYYWETDFQHAGRTYTRSGLAALVRLEPLSGGGIRPHEQTFSAAKADRLEVIKAAQANFSPIFTIYPDPAGQIVNLLKSGAPEAPMMAFEDTLGYVQRLYPVTDPETVLAAHRAVREMTLYIADGHHRYETSLNYQKLMKQRYPQASPEAPFNYILMYLSNMFDPDLIILMAHRLLGGPRLKNLEESWIMGRLKEYFEIVTLPAAHEFGEDYEEFLQQTLAEVPAGESAFIVLGFARKAWRLIMRPGVRQSVLARQMHPALAQLDVAVLNYLIFEKVLGLDAKAQDDQETCKYTSKISEAVTAVTKGEARLAFLLNPTRIEQVQDVASAGLVMPRKSTYFYPKVMSGLILNPINPEEEIMIPA; from the coding sequence GTGGCCATCATTGCCCCTTTCCGGGGGCTTCACTATAATCCTGGCAAAGTGCCCAACCTGACCGAGGTTGTGACGCCGCCCTATGATGTGATCCGGCCGGCCGAGCGCGAGGCTTTTGCTGCCCAGCATCCTTATAATATGGTCCACCTGATCCTGCCCCAGGCCTTACCCGGGGATGACCTGTTGCAGAATCGCTATACCCGGGCAGGGGGGCTCTTCCGCCAATGGGTTAAAGATGAAGTATTGGTGCGGGATGCGGTCCCGGCTTACTATTATTGGGAGACCGATTTCCAGCATGCCGGGCGCACCTACACCAGGTCCGGCCTGGCCGCCCTGGTGCGTCTGGAACCGTTGAGCGGCGGCGGCATCCGGCCCCACGAGCAGACTTTTTCCGCAGCCAAGGCCGACCGCCTGGAAGTGATCAAGGCCGCTCAGGCCAACTTCTCCCCCATTTTTACCATCTATCCCGACCCCGCCGGCCAGATCGTGAACCTGCTCAAAAGTGGCGCGCCTGAGGCCCCCATGATGGCCTTTGAAGACACCCTGGGCTATGTTCAGCGCCTCTATCCGGTCACCGACCCCGAAACGGTGCTGGCAGCGCACCGGGCCGTGCGGGAGATGACCCTGTATATCGCTGACGGCCACCACCGCTATGAGACTTCGCTGAACTATCAGAAGTTGATGAAACAGCGCTATCCCCAGGCTTCGCCCGAAGCGCCGTTCAATTATATCCTCATGTATCTGTCCAACATGTTTGACCCGGACCTGATCATTCTCATGGCCCACCGCCTGTTGGGCGGCCCACGGCTGAAAAACTTGGAAGAGTCCTGGATCATGGGGCGCCTGAAGGAATATTTCGAGATCGTTACGCTCCCGGCAGCCCATGAATTCGGCGAGGATTATGAAGAATTTCTCCAACAAACCCTGGCGGAGGTTCCGGCGGGAGAGAGCGCTTTTATCGTCCTGGGGTTTGCGCGCAAGGCCTGGCGCCTGATTATGCGTCCGGGCGTCCGCCAAAGTGTCCTGGCCCGGCAGATGCATCCGGCCCTGGCCCAACTGGATGTGGCGGTCTTGAACTACCTGATTTTTGAAAAGGTCCTGGGGCTCGACGCCAAGGCCCAGGATGACCAGGAAACCTGCAAATACACCAGCAAGATCAGCGAAGCCGTGACTGCGGTGACCAAAGGCGAGGCCCGCCTGGCGTTTTTGCTGAATCCCACCCGCATCGAGCAGGTGCAGGATGTGGCCTCGGCCGGCCTCGTTATGCCGCGCAAATCCACCTATTTTTACCCCAAGGTGATGTCCGGCCTGATCCTTAACCCCATCAACCCGGAAGAAGAGATCATGATCCCTGCCTAG
- a CDS encoding response regulator produces the protein MKDQERGGQARILVVDQEEWCRAFLCSVIKLLGFEDCTLVNTVAEALAALDENPFDLVITDQRQPDYQRLLESARLRDPGIRFIVMLQQRAAAHHTFYLEQVDIVYKPLSLDDISRKIRHAIHQKHLRQAEEEIKRMKQEALRMFLG, from the coding sequence ATGAAAGACCAAGAAAGGGGCGGTCAGGCGCGTATCTTGGTGGTGGATCAGGAGGAATGGTGCCGGGCATTTTTATGTTCGGTGATTAAACTCCTGGGTTTTGAGGACTGCACCCTGGTCAACACGGTGGCCGAAGCCCTGGCAGCCCTGGATGAAAACCCCTTTGACCTGGTCATAACCGACCAGCGCCAGCCCGATTATCAACGGCTCCTGGAAAGTGCCCGCCTCCGCGATCCCGGCATTCGTTTCATCGTTATGCTGCAGCAACGGGCCGCCGCCCACCATACCTTTTATCTGGAGCAGGTGGACATCGTCTACAAGCCGCTCTCCCTGGACGATATTTCCCGTAAGATCCGGCACGCCATTCATCAGAAACACCTGCGCCAGGCTGAAGAAGAAATCAAGCGGATGAAACAGGAAGCCTTGCGGATGTTCTTGGGGTAG
- a CDS encoding M48 family metalloprotease encodes MRPLNWLVLLAVAPFLVGGCVAMSVAPIAAIAVKGATKAHEASRPITDSEEYYIGRAVAARILTKYKLSQDAKLTEYVNEVGNVVARKSTRPNPFRGYHFAVLDTQEINAFACPGGIIFVTKGLITTCKNEDQLAAVLAHEVGHVANKDGINSISQARWTEVWTAMGKEAVTVYGGSVAAGLVSLFEGTIDDVFKTIVVNGYSRQAEEAADAAAIKEMTRAGYDPTALVAVLTIMEAKGKGATSGIFKTHPPTSERLAKVKALACEAAPSKGESIRTQRFKEMMG; translated from the coding sequence ATGAGACCCCTGAACTGGTTGGTTCTGTTGGCGGTGGCGCCCTTCCTGGTGGGAGGCTGTGTTGCCATGTCGGTGGCCCCGATAGCCGCCATTGCCGTCAAAGGCGCGACCAAGGCCCATGAGGCCTCCCGGCCCATTACCGATTCTGAAGAATACTACATCGGCCGGGCGGTGGCTGCCCGGATTTTGACCAAGTATAAGCTGAGCCAGGACGCCAAACTGACGGAGTACGTCAATGAAGTGGGGAACGTCGTGGCCCGCAAGTCCACCCGTCCCAATCCCTTCCGGGGTTACCACTTTGCGGTGCTGGATACCCAAGAGATCAACGCCTTTGCCTGTCCCGGCGGGATCATCTTCGTCACCAAGGGCCTGATCACAACCTGCAAAAACGAAGACCAGTTGGCCGCGGTGCTGGCCCATGAAGTGGGCCACGTGGCCAACAAGGACGGCATCAACTCCATCAGCCAGGCCCGGTGGACCGAAGTCTGGACCGCCATGGGCAAAGAAGCGGTCACGGTGTACGGCGGCTCGGTGGCCGCGGGGCTGGTGAGCCTGTTTGAGGGCACCATTGACGATGTCTTCAAAACCATCGTGGTCAACGGCTACAGCCGCCAGGCTGAAGAGGCCGCGGACGCGGCGGCAATTAAAGAGATGACCCGGGCCGGTTATGATCCCACTGCGCTGGTGGCGGTCCTCACCATCATGGAGGCCAAGGGCAAAGGCGCTACGAGCGGCATCTTCAAGACTCACCCGCCCACCTCCGAACGTCTGGCCAAGGTCAAGGCTTTAGCCTGCGAAGCCGCGCCCAGCAAAGGCGAATCCATTCGCACCCAGCGGTTTAAGGAGATGATGGGTTAA
- the lnt gene encoding apolipoprotein N-acyltransferase produces the protein MTKPTRPSHILAAVLSGLLLAAAFPKLNQTYLLIFALAPLLWALRGKSLKAGFWLGLVAGLAHYVAMLYWIVFVTHVFGKLPLIMAIGILFLLAGYLSLYAALWGFGVVWGARRGLSLLWWAPVLWVTLEMGQTYIISGFPWELLGNGLFLYPVLLQLTDITGVYGLSFLIVLVNACLYLLLFPPQGKAAPVKQAVIVALILVAWVGYGYYRLAQVDALAAASPKIKVAVCQGNLKQGEKWKKEMVLTTLDRYAELTRQVKGAKLIIWPETSAPFLFMRTPDLDARVVEIAKESGAYLLFGSPAFELTTEGERYFNRAFLLNPEGQTIGFYDKAHLVPYGEYVPLRRFFPFIGKMVPMVGDFAEGPVGATVSLPEGAIGPLVCYESIFPYLSRAQVKNGARLLVNITNDAWFGKTAAAYQHLSMAVIRAAENHVCLARAANTGISAFIDGTGRLLWTSEIYVPDAHAVELPWLPGGSLYTRIGDVFAWACVITCGLAFILARRRR, from the coding sequence ATGACCAAGCCCACTCGCCCTTCGCATATCCTGGCCGCGGTGCTCTCCGGCCTGCTATTGGCCGCGGCTTTTCCCAAGCTGAATCAGACCTATCTCTTGATCTTTGCCCTGGCGCCGCTCCTCTGGGCCTTGCGGGGGAAATCCCTGAAGGCCGGATTCTGGCTGGGTTTGGTGGCGGGCCTGGCCCATTATGTGGCCATGCTCTATTGGATCGTCTTTGTCACGCACGTCTTTGGGAAGTTGCCCCTGATCATGGCCATCGGCATACTTTTCTTGCTGGCCGGATACTTGAGTCTGTACGCCGCGCTCTGGGGCTTTGGCGTCGTCTGGGGCGCCCGCCGGGGTCTCAGTCTGCTCTGGTGGGCCCCGGTCCTCTGGGTAACCCTGGAGATGGGGCAGACCTACATCATCAGCGGCTTCCCCTGGGAACTCTTGGGCAACGGCCTCTTCCTCTACCCGGTGTTGCTCCAACTCACGGATATCACGGGCGTTTACGGCCTGTCGTTTTTGATCGTCCTGGTGAACGCCTGCCTCTATCTCCTCTTGTTCCCGCCCCAGGGCAAAGCGGCCCCAGTCAAGCAGGCCGTGATCGTGGCTCTTATCCTGGTGGCCTGGGTGGGCTATGGTTATTATCGCCTGGCGCAAGTGGACGCGCTCGCCGCGGCCAGCCCCAAGATCAAGGTGGCGGTGTGCCAGGGCAACCTCAAGCAGGGTGAGAAATGGAAAAAAGAAATGGTCCTGACCACCCTGGACCGCTATGCCGAACTGACCCGGCAGGTCAAGGGGGCCAAGCTGATCATCTGGCCTGAGACCTCGGCGCCGTTTCTCTTTATGCGCACCCCTGACCTGGATGCCCGGGTGGTCGAGATTGCCAAAGAGAGCGGGGCGTATCTCTTGTTCGGCAGTCCCGCCTTTGAGCTCACCACCGAGGGCGAGCGCTATTTTAACCGGGCCTTTCTCTTGAATCCGGAGGGACAAACCATCGGCTTTTATGACAAGGCCCACCTGGTGCCCTACGGCGAGTATGTGCCGCTCAGGCGCTTCTTCCCCTTCATCGGCAAGATGGTGCCCATGGTGGGGGACTTTGCCGAAGGGCCGGTGGGGGCCACGGTGTCTCTGCCGGAAGGGGCCATCGGTCCTTTAGTGTGCTACGAGTCCATCTTTCCCTATCTGTCCCGGGCCCAGGTGAAAAACGGCGCCCGCCTGTTGGTCAACATCACCAACGACGCCTGGTTCGGCAAGACCGCGGCAGCTTACCAGCATCTGTCCATGGCGGTCATAAGGGCCGCGGAAAACCACGTCTGCCTGGCCCGGGCCGCCAATACCGGCATTTCCGCCTTTATCGACGGGACCGGCCGCCTCCTGTGGACCTCCGAGATCTATGTCCCCGACGCCCACGCCGTGGAACTGCCCTGGCTCCCCGGCGGCAGCCTCTATACCCGAATCGGAGACGTCTTTGCCTGGGCCTGCGTCATCACCTGCGGCCTGGCCTTCATCTTAGCCCGCCGGCGGCGCTAG